The following are encoded together in the Mesoplodon densirostris isolate mMesDen1 chromosome 2, mMesDen1 primary haplotype, whole genome shotgun sequence genome:
- the RER1 gene encoding protein RER1, whose translation MSEGDSVGDSVHGKPSMVYRFFTRLGQIYQSWLDKSTPYTAVRWVVTLGLSFVYMIRVYLLQGWYIVTYALGIYHLNLFIAFLSPKVDPSLMEDSDDGPSLPTKQNEEFRPFIRRLPEFKFWHAATKGVLVAMVCTFFEAFNVPVFWPILVMYFIMLFCITMKRQIKHMIKYRYIPFTHGKRTYKGKEDVGKTFAS comes from the exons ATGTCAGAAGGTGACAGTGTGGGAGATTCCGTCCACGGGAAACCTTCTATGGTGTACAGATTCTTCACAAGACTTGGACAG ATCTATCAGTCCTGGCTGGACAAGTCTACGCCATACACGGCTGTGCGATGGGTGGTGACGCTGGGCCTGAGCTTCGTCTACATGATCCGAGTTTACCTGCTGCAG gGTTGGTACATCGTGACCTACGCCTTGGGAATCTACCATCTAAATCTCTTCATAGCTTTCCTTTCTCCAAAAGTGGATCCTTCCTTAATGGAAGATTCAG ACGATGGCCCCTCGTTACCAACCAAACAGAATGAGGAGTTCCGGCCCTTCATTCGAAGGCTCCCAGAGTTTAAGTTTTG GCACGCGGCGACCAAGGGCGTCCTGGTGGCCATGGTGTGCACCTTCTTTGAGGCGTTCAACGTCCCGGTGTTCTGGCCCATCCTGGTGATGTACTTCATCATGCTTTTCTGTATCACGATGAAGAGGCAAATAAAG CACATGATCAAGTACCGGTACATCCCGTTCACGCACGGCAAGAGGACGTACAAGGGGAAGGAGGACGTGGGCAAGACGTTCGCCAGCTAG